Proteins found in one Macaca mulatta isolate MMU2019108-1 chromosome Y, T2T-MMU8v2.0, whole genome shotgun sequence genomic segment:
- the DDX3Y gene encoding ATP-dependent RNA helicase DDX3Y, whose amino-acid sequence MSHVGVKNDPELDQQLANLDLNSSEKQSGGASTASKGRYIPPHLRNREASKGFHDKDSSGWSCSKDKDAYSSFGSRDSRGKSGYFSERGSGSRGRFDDRGRSDYDGIGSRDRTGFGRFERSGHSRWCDKSDEDDWSKPLPPSERLEQELFSGGNTGINFEKYDDIPVEATGSNCPPHIENFSDIDMGEIIMGNIELTRYTRPTPVQKHAIPIIKGKRDLMACAQTGSGKTAAFLLPILSQIYTDGPGEALKAVKENGRYGRRKQYPISLVLAPTRELAVQIYEEARKFSYRSRVRPCVVYGGADIGQQIRDLERGCHLLVATPGRLVDMMERGKIGLDFCKYLVLDEADRMLDMGFEPQIRRIVEQDTMPPKGVRHTMMFSATFPKEIQMLARDFLDEYIFLAVGRVGSTSENITQKVVWVEDLDKRSFLLDLLGATGRDSLTLVFVETKKGADSLEDFLYHEGYACTSIHGDRSQRDREEALHQFRSGKSPILVATAVAARGLDISNVRHVINFDLPSDIEEYVHRIGRTGRVGNLGLATSFFNEKNMNITKDLLDLLVEAKQEVPSWLENMAYEHHYKGGNRGRSKRFSGGFGARDYRQSSGSSSSGFSSSRGSSSRSGGGGYGNSRGFGGGGYGGFYTSDGYGGNYNSQGVDWWGN is encoded by the exons GCTTCCATGATAAAGACAGTTCAGGTTGGAGTTGCAGCAAAGATAAGGATGCATATAGCAGTTTTGGGTCTCGAGATTCTAGAGGAAAGTCTGGTTATTTCAGTGAACGTGGAAGTGGATCAAGGGGAAG ATTTGATGATCGTGGACGGAGTGACTATGATGGTATTGGCAGTCGTGACAGAACTGGCTTTGGCAGATTTGAACGGAGTGGACACAGTCGGTGGTGTGACAAGTCAGATGAAGATGATTGGTCAAAACCACTTCCACCAAGTGAACGCTTGGAGCA AGAACTGTTTTCTGGAGGAAACACAGGGATTAACTTTGAGAAATACGATGATATACCAGTAGAGGCAACTGGCAGTAACTGTCCTCCACATATTGAAAAT TTTAGCGATATTGACATGGGAGAAATTATCATGGGGAACATTGAACTTACTCGCTATACTCGTCCTACTCCAGTGCAAAAACATGCCATTCCTATTATTAAGGGAAAAAGAGACTTAATGGCTTGTGCCCAAACAG gatCTGGGAAAACTGCAGCATTTCTTTTACCTATACTGAGTCAGATATATACAGATGGTCCTGGAGAAGCTTTGAAGGCTGTAAAG gaaaaTGGAAGGTATGGGCGCCGCAAACAATACCCAATATCCTTGGTTTTAGCCCCAACAAGAGAATTGGCTGTACAGATCTATGAGGAAGCTAGAAAA TTTTCCTACCGATCTAGAGTTCGTCCTTGTGTAGTTTATGGTGGTGCTGATATTGGTCAGCAGATTCGGGACTTAGAACGTGGATGCCACTTGTTAGTAGCCACTCCAGGACGTCTAGTGGATATGATGGAAAGAGGAAAGATTGGATTAGACTTCTGCAA GTACTTAGTGTTGGATGAAGCTGATAGGATGCTGGATATGGGATTTGAACCTCAGATACGTCGTATAGTTGAACAAGATACTATGCCACCAAAGGGCGTTCGTCACACCATGATGTTTAGTGCTACTTTTCCTAAGGAAATACAG ATGCTTGCTCGTGACTTTTTGGATGAATATATCTTTTTGGCTGTAGGCAGAGTAGGCTCTACCTCTGAGAACATCACACAGAAAGTAGTTTGGGTGGAAGACTTAGATAAACGGTCATTTTTGCTGGACCTATTAGGTGCAACAG GGAGGGATTCGCTGACTTTAGTGTTTGTGGAGACCAAAAAGGGAGCAGATTCCCTGGAGGATTTCTTATACCATGAAGGATACGCTTGTACCAGTATTCATGGAGACCGGTCACAGAGAGATCGAGAGGAGGCCCTTCACCAGTTTCGCTCAGGGAAAAGCCCAATTCTAGTGGCTACAgct gTGGCAGCACGAGGACTAGACATTTCAAATGTGAGACATGTTATCAATTTTGATTTGCCAAGTGATATTGAAGAATATGTTCATCGTATTGGCCGTACAGGACGTGTAGGAAACCTGG GCCTTGCCACCTCAttctttaatgaaaaaaatatgaatattacaAAGGATTTGTTGGATCTTCTTGTAGAAGCTAAACAAGAAGTGCCTTCTTGGTTGGAAAATATGGCTTATGAACACCACTACAAGGGTGGCAATCGTGGACGATCTAAAAG ATTCAGTGGAGGATTTGGTGCCAGAGACTATCGACAGAGTAGTGGTTCCAGCAGTTCTGGCTTTAGTAGTAGTCGTGGAAGCAGCAGCCGCAGTGGTGGAGGTGGTTACGGCAACAGCAGAGGATTTGGTGGAG GTGGCTATGGAGGCTTCTACACTAGTGATGGATATGGAGGAAATTATAACTCCCAGGGGGTTGACTGGTGGGGCAACTGA